A part of Pectinatus sottacetonis genomic DNA contains:
- a CDS encoding sensor histidine kinase, which translates to MTDTMNNLHRLLKRQLHNCLKNTEPNSELESFINAINESYMTYDKERLLLERSIDISSREYNENMQKIRTLHSQLVQQEKMAGIGQLSAGVAHEINNPLGYTQSNLETLKKYLEKIKTFLDTLTTLENDTKTNPDNIAIEQLWQMIQKSMADNKINLIIDDLDDIIDESVVGLNRIEKIVKSLLGFSRASSMEFEDYDLNKGIEDTLAVAHNEIKYTTKVIKELGKIPYIRAAGGTINQVLLNLIVNAVHAIKGTAHEGILTIKTYKKNNFIYCSVTDNGTGIAKENLNSIFTPFFTTKPVGVGTGLGLSIAYDIIVNKHHGKINAESELGKGTTFIISLPIKEGKEVAS; encoded by the coding sequence ATGACAGATACTATGAATAACCTGCATCGTCTGTTAAAAAGGCAACTGCATAACTGCTTAAAAAATACTGAACCTAATTCCGAATTGGAATCCTTTATAAATGCAATAAATGAATCTTACATGACCTATGATAAGGAACGTTTATTATTAGAACGAAGTATTGATATCAGCTCCCGGGAATATAATGAAAATATGCAAAAAATACGTACACTGCACAGCCAGCTTGTACAACAGGAAAAGATGGCTGGAATAGGACAACTTTCAGCCGGAGTGGCACATGAAATAAATAATCCACTAGGGTATACTCAAAGTAACTTAGAAACATTAAAAAAATATCTGGAAAAAATAAAGACTTTTCTGGATACATTGACTACTCTTGAAAATGATACCAAAACAAATCCTGACAATATTGCCATAGAACAACTATGGCAAATGATCCAAAAATCCATGGCCGATAATAAAATAAATTTAATTATTGATGATTTAGATGACATTATAGATGAATCTGTCGTTGGTTTAAACCGCATTGAAAAAATTGTCAAAAGTCTTTTGGGCTTTTCCCGCGCCAGCAGCATGGAATTTGAGGACTATGACTTAAATAAGGGTATAGAAGACACGTTGGCTGTAGCCCATAATGAAATAAAATACACAACAAAAGTTATCAAGGAATTAGGAAAAATCCCTTATATAAGAGCAGCTGGAGGAACAATCAACCAAGTTCTTTTAAATCTTATCGTAAATGCTGTCCATGCTATAAAAGGAACTGCTCATGAGGGGATACTTACAATTAAAACTTACAAAAAAAACAACTTTATTTATTGCTCAGTAACTGATAATGGTACTGGTATAGCTAAAGAAAATCTTAATAGTATTTTTACTCCCTTTTTCACAACAAAACCTGTTGGTGTTGGGACAGGACTCGGACTCAGCATCGCCTATGATATTATTGTCAATAAACATCACGGTAAAATAAATGCAGAAAGTGAGCTAGGAAAAGGTACTACCTTTATTATCAGTCTTCCTATCAAAGAAGGGAAAGAGGTGGCATCATGA
- a CDS encoding hybrid sensor histidine kinase/response regulator yields the protein MNILVVDDDRFNLKIAEDLIKNNITDCSVFLCSIPDKTLTELAAHDIDIILLDIIMPGITGIELLKIIRSQNEYKDIQIIMFTGIKDRESFKACFENGANDYINKPINFIEFIARVKASIKARKSILSLIKLNKTITGQYKKLRTMTQELKNTQFSLLQKEKLAALGEIAAGIAHEINNPIGFIASNLTTMNSYMRKIKEIRYQYKEFFQTVSNETTLSNRLIEAKNNIISREKEQKIDFIMDDLDAIIAESLEGTARISKIVGSMQEFAKTGTEDKMTHNNFNQIIDECLLIIKHDIKSAAEIDRQLQKNLYLSCNKGEIGQVILNILLNSIYAIKTTSVGKGKITIKAYDSAEYIFCIISDTGSGIKEEDLSRIFDPFFTTKDVGHGVGLGLSVAYDIVVKKHNGSLSATSKLSEGTTFTIKLPKEHKY from the coding sequence ATGAATATACTAGTTGTGGATGATGATAGATTTAATTTAAAAATAGCCGAAGATCTTATAAAAAACAACATTACAGATTGTAGTGTCTTTCTTTGCAGTATCCCTGACAAAACCCTTACAGAATTAGCTGCCCACGATATAGACATTATTTTATTGGATATAATTATGCCGGGCATAACCGGCATTGAACTATTAAAAATCATCCGCAGTCAAAATGAATACAAAGATATTCAGATCATAATGTTTACGGGTATCAAAGATAGAGAAAGCTTTAAAGCTTGTTTTGAAAACGGTGCTAATGACTACATAAATAAACCCATTAATTTCATAGAATTTATTGCCCGAGTGAAAGCCTCCATAAAAGCGAGAAAATCCATTCTCTCACTAATAAAACTCAACAAAACCATAACGGGACAATATAAAAAATTACGCACGATGACACAGGAATTAAAAAATACCCAGTTCAGTCTGTTGCAAAAAGAAAAACTTGCTGCTCTGGGTGAAATTGCTGCCGGTATTGCACATGAAATTAATAATCCAATCGGATTTATTGCGAGCAATCTGACAACAATGAATAGCTATATGCGAAAAATTAAAGAAATACGTTATCAATACAAAGAGTTTTTTCAGACCGTTAGCAATGAAACTACTCTGTCAAATAGACTTATTGAGGCTAAAAATAATATTATCAGCAGGGAAAAAGAACAAAAAATAGACTTTATTATGGACGATCTTGATGCCATAATTGCTGAATCTTTAGAGGGCACTGCACGTATAAGTAAAATAGTTGGAAGCATGCAGGAATTTGCTAAAACTGGCACAGAAGATAAAATGACCCATAACAATTTCAACCAGATTATTGACGAATGTCTGTTAATAATAAAACATGACATAAAATCAGCAGCAGAAATCGATAGACAGCTGCAAAAAAATCTCTACCTTTCCTGCAATAAGGGAGAAATTGGACAGGTGATCCTCAATATCCTGCTAAATTCTATCTATGCTATAAAAACTACTTCTGTTGGTAAAGGAAAAATCACTATAAAGGCTTATGACTCAGCTGAATATATTTTCTGTATTATAAGTGATACCGGTTCTGGAATAAAAGAAGAAGATCTCAGCCGCATTTTTGATCCTTTTTTTACAACTAAAGACGTAGGTCATGGCGTTGGTCTGGGACTTAGCGTAGCCTATGATATTGTCGTAAAAAAACACAATGGATCATTAAGTGCAACCAGCAAACTCAGCGAAGGAACGACTTTTACCATAAAACTGCCCAAGGAACATAAATACTAG
- a CDS encoding helix-turn-helix domain-containing protein, with protein MQNNKVGNVIRMLRQEHNMTQKQLADKMNISDKTVSKWERGLGCPDISFIPELSDILRVDAQNLLVGDITPNDFVGGNMKNTKYYICPICNNISICTGEAEISCCGKKLTAQTLKKVTENEKLSVQVIEDEWYITSTHPMTKTHYISFIAFVTGDRIHLVKQYPEWNLNVRIPKKGHGMLLSYCTEHGLFYQSYL; from the coding sequence ATGCAAAATAATAAAGTGGGAAATGTCATACGTATGTTACGTCAGGAACATAATATGACACAAAAACAACTTGCGGACAAAATGAATATCAGTGATAAAACTGTTTCTAAATGGGAACGAGGGCTGGGCTGTCCCGATATTTCATTTATTCCAGAACTTTCAGACATTTTAAGAGTAGATGCACAAAATTTATTAGTTGGCGATATAACTCCAAATGATTTTGTCGGAGGAAATATGAAAAATACAAAATATTATATCTGTCCAATATGCAATAATATTTCTATCTGTACTGGTGAAGCCGAAATTTCTTGTTGTGGAAAAAAATTAACTGCCCAGACATTAAAGAAGGTAACAGAAAATGAAAAGCTATCTGTTCAGGTAATAGAAGATGAATGGTATATTACAAGTACTCATCCCATGACCAAGACACATTATATTTCTTTTATCGCTTTTGTTACTGGAGATCGTATCCATCTAGTCAAACAATATCCTGAGTGGAATTTAAATGTACGTATTCCTAAAAAAGGACATGGAATGTTGCTATCATACTGTACAGAGCATGGTCTATTCTATCAATCTTACTTATAA
- a CDS encoding DMT family transporter, whose amino-acid sequence MKGYVLLCIAIVCEVFSTSMLKSSVGFSRLFPSIIFIMGMGTSFYMFSQSLIYIPLNIAYAIWSGLGTVFTLLIAIIFWKENFNIYTFIGISLIIIGVLILNLKNPAH is encoded by the coding sequence ATGAAGGGGTATGTACTTTTATGTATAGCTATTGTATGTGAAGTGTTTTCTACATCAATGCTAAAAAGTTCAGTTGGTTTTTCGAGATTATTTCCCAGTATTATTTTTATAATGGGAATGGGAACTTCATTTTATATGTTTTCCCAATCATTGATTTATATTCCACTCAATATTGCTTATGCTATTTGGTCTGGTTTGGGAACAGTTTTTACATTATTAATAGCTATTATATTTTGGAAAGAAAATTTTAATATATATACCTTTATAGGAATAAGTTTAATTATTATTGGTGTATTAATTCTTAATTTAAAAAATCCAGCACACTAA
- a CDS encoding TetR/AcrR family transcriptional regulator — MGKHTKNVNNTRQKILQAAGRVINSKGITALTLAAVAKEAGVSKGGLLYHFASKDELIKGINDFFMQNFISDVEHTADNDVYNAGRWTRAYIKNTFKQLDNEFEINTALLSVAATKPNLVKSTANYLKTVQNHIENDHINPILSTVIRLAVDGIYYNQLFGMNLEKDNWEQIANYLLLLTKEDIK, encoded by the coding sequence ATGGGAAAGCATACTAAAAATGTTAATAATACGCGACAAAAAATATTGCAAGCTGCTGGAAGAGTTATCAATTCTAAAGGAATAACTGCACTAACATTAGCAGCAGTTGCAAAAGAGGCAGGGGTAAGTAAAGGTGGATTATTATATCATTTTGCTAGTAAAGATGAACTAATAAAAGGTATAAACGATTTTTTTATGCAGAATTTTATTAGTGATGTGGAACATACTGCAGATAATGATGTTTACAATGCTGGTAGGTGGACAAGAGCTTATATTAAAAATACATTCAAGCAATTGGATAATGAATTTGAAATAAATACGGCTCTATTATCAGTAGCTGCGACAAAACCTAATTTAGTAAAATCTACAGCTAATTATTTAAAAACAGTTCAAAACCATATTGAAAATGATCATATAAATCCTATTCTTTCAACAGTGATTCGACTTGCTGTTGATGGGATATATTATAATCAGCTATTCGGAATGAATTTGGAAAAAGATAATTGGGAACAAATAGCAAATTATTTACTTTTACTAACTAAAGAGGATATAAAATGA
- a CDS encoding LacI family DNA-binding transcriptional regulator: MTNIFDVAKLAGVSKSTVSRVFSGNGYVSENSREKILLAANELGYIPSILARQLRRQSTKTIAFIAKTYYPSVGELINYITHLIKKHGYNISVYFTKNKEDELRLLNLFKMHAYDGIYFVANRNEWSVIEKFAQYGPIVTWRRLYNQHIYSSYIDHYPLYKQILNYVLNKYGEVNIGHILNSKNKNNTKARIKAIKDISKKYRSLINGWQSFYPEQSRAGKNAAEKFITLKDKPQVIIAYSDYVAAEFISTLSDHGYEVPNNVKVFGFDNSDYGKYMQISTVDTFLKLQAENGINYIISRIENKKFQEINIIPKLVIRKTC, from the coding sequence ATGACAAATATTTTTGATGTTGCCAAACTGGCAGGAGTATCTAAATCTACAGTATCAAGAGTATTCAGCGGCAATGGATATGTTTCTGAAAACAGCAGGGAGAAAATATTGTTGGCCGCTAATGAATTGGGATATATCCCCTCTATATTAGCACGGCAATTAAGACGACAAAGTACTAAAACTATCGCTTTTATAGCTAAAACATATTATCCATCGGTAGGAGAATTAATAAATTATATTACTCACTTAATAAAAAAACATGGATATAATATAAGTGTTTATTTTACCAAGAATAAAGAAGATGAACTAAGATTATTAAATTTGTTTAAAATGCATGCTTATGATGGAATTTATTTTGTGGCAAACAGGAATGAATGGTCAGTCATAGAAAAATTTGCACAATATGGTCCAATCGTTACATGGAGAAGACTATATAACCAGCATATTTATTCGTCATATATAGACCATTATCCATTGTATAAGCAAATATTGAATTATGTATTAAATAAATATGGAGAAGTTAATATAGGACATATTTTAAACAGTAAAAACAAAAATAATACAAAAGCAAGAATCAAGGCTATTAAAGATATTAGTAAAAAATACCGCTCATTAATAAATGGCTGGCAGTCTTTTTATCCTGAACAAAGCAGAGCTGGTAAAAACGCGGCCGAAAAGTTCATAACGCTTAAAGATAAACCACAAGTAATTATAGCGTATTCCGATTATGTAGCAGCAGAATTTATTTCAACATTATCGGACCACGGATATGAGGTTCCTAATAATGTTAAAGTATTTGGCTTTGATAATAGTGATTACGGAAAGTATATGCAAATTTCAACGGTTGATACTTTTTTGAAATTACAGGCAGAAAATGGGATAAATTATATAATCAGTCGTATTGAAAACAAAAAATTTCAGGAGATAAATATCATACCTAAACTGGTTATTAGAAAAACATGTTAA
- a CDS encoding beta-glucoside-specific PTS transporter subunit IIABC: MQYHSLASNILNYMGGDGNVKKVWHCATRLRFNLVDDSKVNKDKLEELDGVIQVIFGHEQWQIVIGTQVGSVYHELMGILNIKDGNEPNQENNKKQKGIFGLINKFIAFISSLFMPFLGAICGAGVLKGILALCITMNWLNPKSGGYILLNAASDSLFYFLPIFIAFTAAKQLKVDRFVSISIAGVLVYPSIIKLATDHITLSFFGIPVIPMAYTSSVIPIILAIWVLSYLDVFLNKIIPNNLKYVFVALIELVIMVPLTLIVVGPIGSTISNMLAGSIMGIYDHAAIFAGIFIGGLWQVIVIFGFHWMILPLIMSNIAKMGQDPIFPIACAAVLSQAGAALGVFFRTKDKKMRQVSGSAFVAAIFGITEPTLYGVTLKFKKPFYIAIGSSAIGGAIIGMSGVYAHAFAFPSILSIPTYLGHGFLGEIAGLLVSFILAAVLTYLFGLPAKNVDSTTKKITEKLIIPVEGEKLPLSEVKDKVFSSGQMGQGIAIRPNSNEILAPVSGEVTATFDSKHAIGITDELGTQILIHVGIDTVNLQGKYFKYFAKKGDKIKQGQKLIEFDNNSILQEGYDTTVILIILNSNEYNIAENYNKESTIAIEISKL; encoded by the coding sequence ATGCAGTATCATAGTTTGGCATCAAATATTTTAAATTACATGGGAGGAGATGGAAATGTAAAAAAAGTTTGGCATTGCGCTACCAGGCTTAGATTTAATTTAGTTGACGATTCTAAGGTAAACAAAGATAAACTTGAAGAACTCGACGGAGTCATACAGGTAATATTTGGACATGAACAATGGCAAATAGTTATTGGAACACAGGTAGGTAGTGTTTATCATGAGTTAATGGGAATTTTAAATATTAAAGACGGTAATGAGCCAAACCAGGAAAACAATAAAAAACAAAAAGGAATTTTTGGATTAATCAATAAATTCATAGCATTTATATCAAGCTTATTTATGCCTTTTCTTGGAGCTATATGTGGTGCCGGTGTACTAAAAGGAATACTGGCACTTTGTATTACGATGAACTGGCTGAATCCCAAGAGCGGCGGTTATATTTTGTTAAATGCTGCCAGTGATTCCCTATTTTACTTTCTACCAATTTTTATTGCTTTCACTGCCGCTAAACAATTGAAAGTAGACCGTTTTGTTAGTATTTCTATAGCGGGAGTATTGGTTTATCCTTCAATAATAAAATTAGCCACAGACCATATAACGTTAAGTTTTTTTGGTATACCAGTAATTCCAATGGCCTATACTTCTTCTGTAATACCAATAATTTTAGCAATCTGGGTATTATCTTATCTAGATGTTTTCTTAAATAAAATAATTCCTAATAATTTAAAGTATGTGTTTGTTGCATTAATAGAATTGGTAATAATGGTTCCCCTGACATTAATTGTGGTAGGCCCTATCGGATCAACTATTTCTAATATGCTTGCAGGTTCAATTATGGGAATTTATGATCATGCAGCAATATTTGCAGGTATATTCATCGGTGGTTTATGGCAGGTAATTGTCATCTTTGGTTTTCACTGGATGATATTACCTTTAATTATGAGCAATATAGCTAAAATGGGACAAGATCCAATATTTCCTATTGCTTGCGCAGCAGTTTTATCACAGGCTGGCGCAGCACTTGGCGTTTTTTTCAGGACTAAAGATAAGAAAATGCGACAGGTTTCAGGTTCTGCTTTTGTAGCAGCGATTTTTGGCATTACAGAACCAACATTATATGGTGTAACGTTAAAATTCAAAAAACCATTTTATATTGCAATAGGCAGCAGTGCTATAGGTGGTGCCATAATAGGAATGTCTGGTGTTTATGCGCATGCATTTGCTTTTCCTAGTATTTTATCAATTCCTACTTATCTGGGACATGGTTTTTTAGGCGAAATTGCAGGTTTACTTGTAAGCTTTATCTTAGCAGCAGTATTAACCTATCTATTTGGATTGCCCGCAAAGAATGTTGATTCCACTACTAAAAAAATAACTGAAAAACTGATAATACCAGTTGAAGGAGAAAAATTACCTCTTTCGGAAGTTAAGGATAAAGTCTTTTCTTCTGGACAAATGGGGCAAGGCATAGCTATTAGGCCCAACAGCAATGAAATATTAGCACCAGTATCAGGTGAAGTTACAGCTACATTTGATTCTAAACATGCAATTGGCATTACTGATGAATTAGGAACACAAATACTTATTCATGTCGGTATTGATACCGTCAATTTACAAGGAAAGTATTTTAAATACTTTGCAAAAAAGGGCGATAAAATAAAACAAGGACAAAAATTAATAGAATTTGACAATAATAGTATATTACAGGAAGGTTATGACACAACTGTAATATTGATCATATTAAACAGTAATGAATATAATATTGCCGAAAATTATAATAAAGAAAGCACAATTGCAATTGAAATTAGTAAATTATAA
- a CDS encoding family 1 glycosylhydrolase, which yields MSNFPKEFLWGGATAADQYEGAFNADGKSLSVSDILPLSGNGRKWALEHPLEAAKKDYGFYPARESVDGYNHWEEDLELFADMGFSVYRMSVSWPRIFPEYGMDEANESGLEFYDKVIDKARKLGMDIIMTIDHFDTPLWATKNFNGWVDRKMIAEYVKLAQTLFNRYKDKIKYWITFNEINALLNYPLFAGGIDISKCENSLQARYQAAHHQLVASAEVVKSGHKTNPKFKIGSMIAGVVNYPNTPYPLDALEAQETTRRSYFFPDIQARGYYPLYAKKFFEKNNIIIAAEAGDAEILKEGTVDFVSFSYYSSSNISTDTKIKNRKTAGNFSARSSHNDGGVVTWDSSNAVINPYLESSEWGWAIDPVGLRYLLNDLYDRYQKPLMVVENGLGERDEVTSDGKIHDTYRIKYMREHIEQMGLAIEDGIELLGYTTWGPIDIIANSTGEMSKRYGFIYVDRQDNGKGTNKRIKKDSFYWYKKVIESNGANLA from the coding sequence ATGAGTAATTTTCCAAAAGAATTTTTATGGGGTGGTGCAACTGCTGCTGATCAATATGAAGGCGCATTTAATGCCGATGGCAAATCTCTGTCTGTATCAGATATACTGCCGCTATCAGGCAACGGAAGGAAATGGGCTTTGGAACATCCTCTGGAAGCTGCTAAAAAGGATTATGGTTTTTATCCGGCCCGTGAGAGTGTAGACGGATATAATCATTGGGAAGAAGATTTAGAATTATTCGCGGATATGGGATTTTCAGTTTACAGGATGTCAGTTTCATGGCCACGCATATTTCCTGAATATGGTATGGATGAAGCTAATGAAAGTGGTCTGGAATTTTATGACAAGGTAATAGATAAAGCCAGAAAACTAGGAATGGATATTATAATGACTATAGACCATTTTGACACGCCATTATGGGCTACAAAAAATTTTAATGGCTGGGTTGACAGAAAAATGATTGCAGAATATGTAAAATTAGCCCAGACATTGTTTAACCGTTATAAAGATAAAATTAAATATTGGATAACTTTCAATGAAATTAATGCACTGCTTAATTACCCATTATTTGCTGGCGGTATCGATATTTCTAAATGTGAAAATTCGCTGCAGGCAAGATATCAGGCAGCACATCATCAGCTGGTAGCATCTGCTGAAGTTGTTAAATCTGGACATAAGACCAATCCAAAATTCAAAATAGGCAGTATGATTGCTGGCGTTGTAAATTATCCTAATACCCCTTATCCTCTGGATGCATTAGAAGCACAGGAAACTACAAGAAGATCTTATTTCTTCCCTGATATACAGGCAAGAGGCTATTATCCACTTTATGCCAAAAAGTTTTTTGAAAAAAATAATATTATTATTGCTGCTGAAGCAGGTGATGCTGAAATTCTTAAAGAAGGAACAGTTGATTTTGTTTCCTTTAGTTATTATTCCTCAAGTAATATTTCGACAGATACTAAAATAAAAAATCGTAAAACAGCAGGTAATTTTTCAGCCCGGAGCTCACATAATGATGGTGGGGTTGTAACCTGGGATTCTTCCAATGCAGTAATTAATCCATATTTAGAATCAAGTGAATGGGGCTGGGCAATCGACCCTGTAGGATTAAGATATCTGCTTAATGATTTGTATGATCGCTACCAAAAACCACTAATGGTCGTTGAGAATGGCCTGGGTGAACGGGATGAAGTCACCAGTGATGGAAAAATCCATGATACTTATAGAATAAAATATATGCGGGAACATATTGAACAAATGGGCTTAGCTATTGAGGATGGAATTGAACTATTAGGTTATACAACATGGGGGCCAATAGATATTATAGCTAATTCTACCGGTGAAATGTCTAAAAGATACGGATTTATTTATGTAGACCGCCAGGATAACGGAAAAGGGACAAACAAACGAATTAAAAAAGATTCATTTTATTGGTACAAAAAGGTAATTGAATCAAATGGTGCAAATCTAGCATAA